One Aphidius gifuensis isolate YNYX2018 linkage group LG3, ASM1490517v1, whole genome shotgun sequence DNA window includes the following coding sequences:
- the LOC122851680 gene encoding cytosolic carboxypeptidase 1-like isoform X6 — MLASHHLTCRDNASNCSIAGILHECISPRLLKIGTKGTKKKNSKKSSSRLTIQQIINTGGTQILLKLLLNSQHTDTITSEILVQELLWILGQIAQKDQKFSIKIKYLNGIKVFHTLLKQHYTDSRMILPLLLIFRSLAKNSYTVQTLSKDGIASILEKTFVTIGYTPHLKLKILLECFKNFTSNRLCCAKFVKVGMVHSLTRIFERWDKYDNSIRLKIANYSLCTLHHLCSIKSGRRAVKANNGLQLLYRFCVNCPEEKSYDYLISKVCGIINLCLEKKELPVLELSPAKFIIPNGNNINKRENSIDSCSDADSQANSINCDSDSGEDDDDDDEEDEEDEDDEDDDDLNSSDDNKKLQLTSDVEERQLLAGVSRTTDDLLMYNIFFKELYDINIHKKINDEKSISLNNGIKLKIFDNIYDNCDDKTAYCNIASNVNSVLPFVKVAYPDLAGCDCRGLSEPLNNKDRKVCRAKLMLNIDRSLRPCSITQDVIYDLDALTTATTTTSESKLLKNIDESRIGCRFVDTKCLQFESRFESGNLRKVIQINNREYDLILTPDVNSASRHQWFYFEVSNMDSNIPYTFNIINCEKPNSQFNFGMKPIIFSVIESQLGKIGWTRTGTDICYYRNCYRKKNKGKNYLTTSFTITFPHSHDICYLAYHFPYTYSQLIRHIWKWSKTTTKSNDIYFKYDNLCNTLNKNECPILTITSINSKTNPINQRKLIFLTSRVHPGESNASWVMQGTLETLLGDTIYAKSLRDDYVFKIVPMLNIEGVINGCNRYGLTNEDLNRRWSNPNRLIHPVIFNTKGLIEYCTSVLNNPPFIFVDYHGHSRRKNVFLFGCSKSASWSSVDRAKNDQPVQYLMLPRLMQKTSAAFSFPLCSFKVENRSRESTARVAIWRLGVARSYTMESSFCGCDQGSLAGLHFDTIHLKNVGRDLMLAIGLMKESNDQWTYDKLDDQYRHHNNMPRLNDNSLYVYHNILVDPSHTNEYSEIFVVDNILLLLKMAYHDHIENPLLKQIYLVKKYQMASWNVHSIF, encoded by the exons ATGCTCGCGTCACATCATctg aCATGTAGAGATAACGCATCAAATTGTAGTATAGCTGGAATTCTTCATGAATGTATATCACcacgtttattaaaaattggaaCAAAAGGAACAAAGAAAAAGAAttctaaaaaatcatcaagtcgTTTAAcaatacaacaaataattaataccgGTGGtacacaaatattattaaaattactattaaattCCCAGCATACTGATACAATAACATCAGAAATTCTCGTTCAAGAATTACTATGGATACTCGGTCAAATTGCCCAAAAagatcaaaaattttcaattaaaattaaatacctaAATGGCATTAAAGTATTTCATACATTATTGAAACAACATTATACTGATTCAAGAATGATATTACCattacttttaatatttagaaGTCTTGCTAAAAATTCATACACTGTTCAAACCCTCTCCAAAGATGGAATTGCTtctattttagaaaaaacatttgttaCAATTGGCTATACACCTCATCTTAAACTAAAAATACTTCttgaatgttttaaaaattttacatcaaatc gTTTATGCTGTGCAAAATTTGTCAAAGTTGGAATGGTACATTCGTTAACTCGTATATTTGAAAGATGGGATAAATATGACAATTcaataagattaaaaatagCAAATTATTCACTTTGTACTCTTCATCATTTGTGTTCAATAa aatcagGAAGACGTGCTGTCAAGGCTAACAATGGactacaattattatatagattttgTGTTAATTGTCCAGAAGAAAAATCATATGATTATCTTATATCAAAAGTATgtggtattataaatttatgtttagaaaaaaaagaattaccaGTACTTGAATTGTCACCagctaaatttattataccaaatggaaataatataaataaaagagaaaatagtATTGATAGTTGTAGTGATGCTGATAGTCAAGCAAACAGTATTAATTGTGATTCAGATTCAGgtgaggatgatgatgatgatgatgaagaagatgaggaagatgaagatgatgaagatgatgatgatctaaATTCatcagatgataataaaaagctaCAATTAACATCTGATGTTGAGGAGAGACAGCTTTTAGCTGGTGTTAGCAGAACAactgatgatttattaatgtataatatattttttaaagaactttatgatataaatatacataaaaaaataaatgatgaaaaaagtaTCAGTTTAAATAatggaataaaattaaaaatttttgataatatttatgataattgtgATGATAAAACAGCATACTGTAACATTGCAAGTAATGTTAATAGTGTTCTTCCATTTGTTAAAGTAGCATATCCAGATTTAGCTGGTTGTGATTGTCGAGGTTTATCAGAACCTTTAAATAACAAAGATAGAAAAGTATGTCGTGCTAAATTAATGTTGAATATTGATAGATCTTTAAGACCTTGTTCAATAACACAAGATGTAATATATGATCTTGATGCattaacaacagcaacaacaacaacaagtgaatcaaaattattaaaaaatattgatgaaagtaGAATTGGTTGTCGTTTTGTTGATACAAAATGTTTACAATTTGAATCACGTTTTGAAAGTGGTAATTTACGTAAagttatacaaattaataatcgtgaatatgatttaatattaacacCAGATGTTAATAGTGCATCACGACATCAATGGTTTTATTTTGAAGTATCAAATATGGATTCAAATATTCCttatacatttaatataattaattgtgaaaaaccaaattcacaatttaattttggtaTGAAACCAATAATATTTAGTGTTATTGAATCACAATTAGGTAAAATTGGATGGACAAGAACTGGTACTGATATTTGTTACTATAGAAAttgttatagaaaaaaaaataaaggaaaaaattatttaacaacatcATTTACTATTACATTTCCACATTCACATGATATTTGTTATCTTGCATATCATTTTCCTTATACTTATAGTCAATTAATAAGACACATATGGAAATGGtccaaaacaacaacaaaaagcaatgatatttattttaaatatgataatttatgtaatacacttaataaaaatgagtgtccaattttaacaataacttCAATTAATTCCAAAACAAATCCAATCAAT caAAGAAAGCTGATATTTTTAACATCCAGGGTACATCCTGGTGAAAGTAATGCATCTTGGGTGATGCAAGGAACTCTTGAAACTCTTCTTGGTGATACAATTTATGCCAAAAGTTTACGTGAtgattatgtatttaaaattgttccAATGCTCAACATTGAAGGTGTCATCAATGGTtg TAACCGGTATGGACTTACAAACGAGGATCTTAATCGTCGTTGGAGTAATCCCAATCGTTTAATTCATCCAGTAATATTCAACACAAAAGGACTCATTGAATATTGTACAAGTGTATTAAATAATCCACcatttatatttgttgattatcATGGAcattcaagaagaaaaaatgtatttttatttggttgtTCAAAATCAGCATCATGGAGTTCAGTTGATAGAGCTAAAAATGATCAACCAGTTCAATATCTA ATGCTGCCGAGACTCATGCAGAAAACATCGGCTGCTTTTTCATTCCCACTGTGTTCCTTCAAGGTCGAAAATCGCAGCCGTGAGTCTACGGCCAGGGTCGCCATATGGCGCCTTGGTGTTGCGAG AAGTTATACAATGGAAAGCAGCTTCTGTGGTTGCGATCAGGGATCATTAGCTGGTTTGCATTTTGATACAATACATCTTAAAAATGTTGGAAGAGATTTGATGCTGGCAATTGGATTGATGAAAGAGTCCAATGATCAATGGACATACGACAA
- the LOC122851680 gene encoding cytosolic carboxypeptidase 1-like isoform X1, producing MKSTRDSDKENYIKHQLNSNFLNTEIAMSTTNKNMDDPINEVLLEKLKSCLPKIQDNSELIRSILAKLHARVTSSDKKIRERVLDILWLKDSGAIELFIMILETCRDNASNCSIAGILHECISPRLLKIGTKGTKKKNSKKSSSRLTIQQIINTGGTQILLKLLLNSQHTDTITSEILVQELLWILGQIAQKDQKFSIKIKYLNGIKVFHTLLKQHYTDSRMILPLLLIFRSLAKNSYTVQTLSKDGIASILEKTFVTIGYTPHLKLKILLECFKNFTSNRLCCAKFVKVGMVHSLTRIFERWDKYDNSIRLKIANYSLCTLHHLCSIKSGRRAVKANNGLQLLYRFCVNCPEEKSYDYLISKVCGIINLCLEKKELPVLELSPAKFIIPNGNNINKRENSIDSCSDADSQANSINCDSDSGEDDDDDDEEDEEDEDDEDDDDLNSSDDNKKLQLTSDVEERQLLAGVSRTTDDLLMYNIFFKELYDINIHKKINDEKSISLNNGIKLKIFDNIYDNCDDKTAYCNIASNVNSVLPFVKVAYPDLAGCDCRGLSEPLNNKDRKVCRAKLMLNIDRSLRPCSITQDVIYDLDALTTATTTTSESKLLKNIDESRIGCRFVDTKCLQFESRFESGNLRKVIQINNREYDLILTPDVNSASRHQWFYFEVSNMDSNIPYTFNIINCEKPNSQFNFGMKPIIFSVIESQLGKIGWTRTGTDICYYRNCYRKKNKGKNYLTTSFTITFPHSHDICYLAYHFPYTYSQLIRHIWKWSKTTTKSNDIYFKYDNLCNTLNKNECPILTITSINSKTNPINQRKLIFLTSRVHPGESNASWVMQGTLETLLGDTIYAKSLRDDYVFKIVPMLNIEGVINGCNRYGLTNEDLNRRWSNPNRLIHPVIFNTKGLIEYCTSVLNNPPFIFVDYHGHSRRKNVFLFGCSKSASWSSVDRAKNDQPVQYLMLPRLMQKTSAAFSFPLCSFKVENRSRESTARVAIWRLGVARSYTMESSFCGCDQGSLAGLHFDTIHLKNVGRDLMLAIGLMKESNDQWTYDKLDDQYRHHNNMPRLNDNSLYVYHNILVDPSHTNEYSEIFVVDNILLLLKMAYHDHIENPLLKQIYLVKKYQMASWNVHSIF from the exons aTGAAAAGTACACGTGACagtgataaagaaaattacatTAAGCATCAACTAAAtagcaattttttaaataccgaaat TGCAATGTCAAcgacaaataaaaacatggaTGATCCAATTAACGAGGTACTACTTGAAAAGCTCAAATCATGTCTACCAAAAATTCAAGATAACAGCGAATTGATAAGAAGCATACTGGCGAAACTTCATGCTCGCGTCACATCATctg acaaaaaaataagagaacGAGTGTTGGATATATTGTGGCTAAAAGATTCCGGGGCTATTGAACTTTTCATCATGATACTagaa aCATGTAGAGATAACGCATCAAATTGTAGTATAGCTGGAATTCTTCATGAATGTATATCACcacgtttattaaaaattggaaCAAAAGGAACAAAGAAAAAGAAttctaaaaaatcatcaagtcgTTTAAcaatacaacaaataattaataccgGTGGtacacaaatattattaaaattactattaaattCCCAGCATACTGATACAATAACATCAGAAATTCTCGTTCAAGAATTACTATGGATACTCGGTCAAATTGCCCAAAAagatcaaaaattttcaattaaaattaaatacctaAATGGCATTAAAGTATTTCATACATTATTGAAACAACATTATACTGATTCAAGAATGATATTACCattacttttaatatttagaaGTCTTGCTAAAAATTCATACACTGTTCAAACCCTCTCCAAAGATGGAATTGCTtctattttagaaaaaacatttgttaCAATTGGCTATACACCTCATCTTAAACTAAAAATACTTCttgaatgttttaaaaattttacatcaaatc gTTTATGCTGTGCAAAATTTGTCAAAGTTGGAATGGTACATTCGTTAACTCGTATATTTGAAAGATGGGATAAATATGACAATTcaataagattaaaaatagCAAATTATTCACTTTGTACTCTTCATCATTTGTGTTCAATAa aatcagGAAGACGTGCTGTCAAGGCTAACAATGGactacaattattatatagattttgTGTTAATTGTCCAGAAGAAAAATCATATGATTATCTTATATCAAAAGTATgtggtattataaatttatgtttagaaaaaaaagaattaccaGTACTTGAATTGTCACCagctaaatttattataccaaatggaaataatataaataaaagagaaaatagtATTGATAGTTGTAGTGATGCTGATAGTCAAGCAAACAGTATTAATTGTGATTCAGATTCAGgtgaggatgatgatgatgatgatgaagaagatgaggaagatgaagatgatgaagatgatgatgatctaaATTCatcagatgataataaaaagctaCAATTAACATCTGATGTTGAGGAGAGACAGCTTTTAGCTGGTGTTAGCAGAACAactgatgatttattaatgtataatatattttttaaagaactttatgatataaatatacataaaaaaataaatgatgaaaaaagtaTCAGTTTAAATAatggaataaaattaaaaatttttgataatatttatgataattgtgATGATAAAACAGCATACTGTAACATTGCAAGTAATGTTAATAGTGTTCTTCCATTTGTTAAAGTAGCATATCCAGATTTAGCTGGTTGTGATTGTCGAGGTTTATCAGAACCTTTAAATAACAAAGATAGAAAAGTATGTCGTGCTAAATTAATGTTGAATATTGATAGATCTTTAAGACCTTGTTCAATAACACAAGATGTAATATATGATCTTGATGCattaacaacagcaacaacaacaacaagtgaatcaaaattattaaaaaatattgatgaaagtaGAATTGGTTGTCGTTTTGTTGATACAAAATGTTTACAATTTGAATCACGTTTTGAAAGTGGTAATTTACGTAAagttatacaaattaataatcgtgaatatgatttaatattaacacCAGATGTTAATAGTGCATCACGACATCAATGGTTTTATTTTGAAGTATCAAATATGGATTCAAATATTCCttatacatttaatataattaattgtgaaaaaccaaattcacaatttaattttggtaTGAAACCAATAATATTTAGTGTTATTGAATCACAATTAGGTAAAATTGGATGGACAAGAACTGGTACTGATATTTGTTACTATAGAAAttgttatagaaaaaaaaataaaggaaaaaattatttaacaacatcATTTACTATTACATTTCCACATTCACATGATATTTGTTATCTTGCATATCATTTTCCTTATACTTATAGTCAATTAATAAGACACATATGGAAATGGtccaaaacaacaacaaaaagcaatgatatttattttaaatatgataatttatgtaatacacttaataaaaatgagtgtccaattttaacaataacttCAATTAATTCCAAAACAAATCCAATCAAT caAAGAAAGCTGATATTTTTAACATCCAGGGTACATCCTGGTGAAAGTAATGCATCTTGGGTGATGCAAGGAACTCTTGAAACTCTTCTTGGTGATACAATTTATGCCAAAAGTTTACGTGAtgattatgtatttaaaattgttccAATGCTCAACATTGAAGGTGTCATCAATGGTtg TAACCGGTATGGACTTACAAACGAGGATCTTAATCGTCGTTGGAGTAATCCCAATCGTTTAATTCATCCAGTAATATTCAACACAAAAGGACTCATTGAATATTGTACAAGTGTATTAAATAATCCACcatttatatttgttgattatcATGGAcattcaagaagaaaaaatgtatttttatttggttgtTCAAAATCAGCATCATGGAGTTCAGTTGATAGAGCTAAAAATGATCAACCAGTTCAATATCTA ATGCTGCCGAGACTCATGCAGAAAACATCGGCTGCTTTTTCATTCCCACTGTGTTCCTTCAAGGTCGAAAATCGCAGCCGTGAGTCTACGGCCAGGGTCGCCATATGGCGCCTTGGTGTTGCGAG AAGTTATACAATGGAAAGCAGCTTCTGTGGTTGCGATCAGGGATCATTAGCTGGTTTGCATTTTGATACAATACATCTTAAAAATGTTGGAAGAGATTTGATGCTGGCAATTGGATTGATGAAAGAGTCCAATGATCAATGGACATACGACAA
- the LOC122851680 gene encoding cytosolic carboxypeptidase 1-like isoform X2, producing MSTTNKNMDDPINEVLLEKLKSCLPKIQDNSELIRSILAKLHARVTSSDKKIRERVLDILWLKDSGAIELFIMILETCRDNASNCSIAGILHECISPRLLKIGTKGTKKKNSKKSSSRLTIQQIINTGGTQILLKLLLNSQHTDTITSEILVQELLWILGQIAQKDQKFSIKIKYLNGIKVFHTLLKQHYTDSRMILPLLLIFRSLAKNSYTVQTLSKDGIASILEKTFVTIGYTPHLKLKILLECFKNFTSNRLCCAKFVKVGMVHSLTRIFERWDKYDNSIRLKIANYSLCTLHHLCSIKSGRRAVKANNGLQLLYRFCVNCPEEKSYDYLISKVCGIINLCLEKKELPVLELSPAKFIIPNGNNINKRENSIDSCSDADSQANSINCDSDSGEDDDDDDEEDEEDEDDEDDDDLNSSDDNKKLQLTSDVEERQLLAGVSRTTDDLLMYNIFFKELYDINIHKKINDEKSISLNNGIKLKIFDNIYDNCDDKTAYCNIASNVNSVLPFVKVAYPDLAGCDCRGLSEPLNNKDRKVCRAKLMLNIDRSLRPCSITQDVIYDLDALTTATTTTSESKLLKNIDESRIGCRFVDTKCLQFESRFESGNLRKVIQINNREYDLILTPDVNSASRHQWFYFEVSNMDSNIPYTFNIINCEKPNSQFNFGMKPIIFSVIESQLGKIGWTRTGTDICYYRNCYRKKNKGKNYLTTSFTITFPHSHDICYLAYHFPYTYSQLIRHIWKWSKTTTKSNDIYFKYDNLCNTLNKNECPILTITSINSKTNPINQRKLIFLTSRVHPGESNASWVMQGTLETLLGDTIYAKSLRDDYVFKIVPMLNIEGVINGCNRYGLTNEDLNRRWSNPNRLIHPVIFNTKGLIEYCTSVLNNPPFIFVDYHGHSRRKNVFLFGCSKSASWSSVDRAKNDQPVQYLMLPRLMQKTSAAFSFPLCSFKVENRSRESTARVAIWRLGVARSYTMESSFCGCDQGSLAGLHFDTIHLKNVGRDLMLAIGLMKESNDQWTYDKLDDQYRHHNNMPRLNDNSLYVYHNILVDPSHTNEYSEIFVVDNILLLLKMAYHDHIENPLLKQIYLVKKYQMASWNVHSIF from the exons ATGTCAAcgacaaataaaaacatggaTGATCCAATTAACGAGGTACTACTTGAAAAGCTCAAATCATGTCTACCAAAAATTCAAGATAACAGCGAATTGATAAGAAGCATACTGGCGAAACTTCATGCTCGCGTCACATCATctg acaaaaaaataagagaacGAGTGTTGGATATATTGTGGCTAAAAGATTCCGGGGCTATTGAACTTTTCATCATGATACTagaa aCATGTAGAGATAACGCATCAAATTGTAGTATAGCTGGAATTCTTCATGAATGTATATCACcacgtttattaaaaattggaaCAAAAGGAACAAAGAAAAAGAAttctaaaaaatcatcaagtcgTTTAAcaatacaacaaataattaataccgGTGGtacacaaatattattaaaattactattaaattCCCAGCATACTGATACAATAACATCAGAAATTCTCGTTCAAGAATTACTATGGATACTCGGTCAAATTGCCCAAAAagatcaaaaattttcaattaaaattaaatacctaAATGGCATTAAAGTATTTCATACATTATTGAAACAACATTATACTGATTCAAGAATGATATTACCattacttttaatatttagaaGTCTTGCTAAAAATTCATACACTGTTCAAACCCTCTCCAAAGATGGAATTGCTtctattttagaaaaaacatttgttaCAATTGGCTATACACCTCATCTTAAACTAAAAATACTTCttgaatgttttaaaaattttacatcaaatc gTTTATGCTGTGCAAAATTTGTCAAAGTTGGAATGGTACATTCGTTAACTCGTATATTTGAAAGATGGGATAAATATGACAATTcaataagattaaaaatagCAAATTATTCACTTTGTACTCTTCATCATTTGTGTTCAATAa aatcagGAAGACGTGCTGTCAAGGCTAACAATGGactacaattattatatagattttgTGTTAATTGTCCAGAAGAAAAATCATATGATTATCTTATATCAAAAGTATgtggtattataaatttatgtttagaaaaaaaagaattaccaGTACTTGAATTGTCACCagctaaatttattataccaaatggaaataatataaataaaagagaaaatagtATTGATAGTTGTAGTGATGCTGATAGTCAAGCAAACAGTATTAATTGTGATTCAGATTCAGgtgaggatgatgatgatgatgatgaagaagatgaggaagatgaagatgatgaagatgatgatgatctaaATTCatcagatgataataaaaagctaCAATTAACATCTGATGTTGAGGAGAGACAGCTTTTAGCTGGTGTTAGCAGAACAactgatgatttattaatgtataatatattttttaaagaactttatgatataaatatacataaaaaaataaatgatgaaaaaagtaTCAGTTTAAATAatggaataaaattaaaaatttttgataatatttatgataattgtgATGATAAAACAGCATACTGTAACATTGCAAGTAATGTTAATAGTGTTCTTCCATTTGTTAAAGTAGCATATCCAGATTTAGCTGGTTGTGATTGTCGAGGTTTATCAGAACCTTTAAATAACAAAGATAGAAAAGTATGTCGTGCTAAATTAATGTTGAATATTGATAGATCTTTAAGACCTTGTTCAATAACACAAGATGTAATATATGATCTTGATGCattaacaacagcaacaacaacaacaagtgaatcaaaattattaaaaaatattgatgaaagtaGAATTGGTTGTCGTTTTGTTGATACAAAATGTTTACAATTTGAATCACGTTTTGAAAGTGGTAATTTACGTAAagttatacaaattaataatcgtgaatatgatttaatattaacacCAGATGTTAATAGTGCATCACGACATCAATGGTTTTATTTTGAAGTATCAAATATGGATTCAAATATTCCttatacatttaatataattaattgtgaaaaaccaaattcacaatttaattttggtaTGAAACCAATAATATTTAGTGTTATTGAATCACAATTAGGTAAAATTGGATGGACAAGAACTGGTACTGATATTTGTTACTATAGAAAttgttatagaaaaaaaaataaaggaaaaaattatttaacaacatcATTTACTATTACATTTCCACATTCACATGATATTTGTTATCTTGCATATCATTTTCCTTATACTTATAGTCAATTAATAAGACACATATGGAAATGGtccaaaacaacaacaaaaagcaatgatatttattttaaatatgataatttatgtaatacacttaataaaaatgagtgtccaattttaacaataacttCAATTAATTCCAAAACAAATCCAATCAAT caAAGAAAGCTGATATTTTTAACATCCAGGGTACATCCTGGTGAAAGTAATGCATCTTGGGTGATGCAAGGAACTCTTGAAACTCTTCTTGGTGATACAATTTATGCCAAAAGTTTACGTGAtgattatgtatttaaaattgttccAATGCTCAACATTGAAGGTGTCATCAATGGTtg TAACCGGTATGGACTTACAAACGAGGATCTTAATCGTCGTTGGAGTAATCCCAATCGTTTAATTCATCCAGTAATATTCAACACAAAAGGACTCATTGAATATTGTACAAGTGTATTAAATAATCCACcatttatatttgttgattatcATGGAcattcaagaagaaaaaatgtatttttatttggttgtTCAAAATCAGCATCATGGAGTTCAGTTGATAGAGCTAAAAATGATCAACCAGTTCAATATCTA ATGCTGCCGAGACTCATGCAGAAAACATCGGCTGCTTTTTCATTCCCACTGTGTTCCTTCAAGGTCGAAAATCGCAGCCGTGAGTCTACGGCCAGGGTCGCCATATGGCGCCTTGGTGTTGCGAG AAGTTATACAATGGAAAGCAGCTTCTGTGGTTGCGATCAGGGATCATTAGCTGGTTTGCATTTTGATACAATACATCTTAAAAATGTTGGAAGAGATTTGATGCTGGCAATTGGATTGATGAAAGAGTCCAATGATCAATGGACATACGACAA